From a single Tachypleus tridentatus isolate NWPU-2018 chromosome 6, ASM421037v1, whole genome shotgun sequence genomic region:
- the LOC143254149 gene encoding uncharacterized protein LOC143254149, whose translation MKMKSVNFILLLVITVYYAESYAENGVNRITRNIHNGYGGHGYIGGSSRALNRLKNKSGFDKKQDFGICNRNGRYKKYMFRRITDVCLVFDSDPNLIDGLRRETRTVGHLHSGGGRRNETRLDSELRMNDSLHLDA comes from the exons ATGAAGATGAAGTCAGTG aattTCATTCTACTTTTGGTGATTACGGTCTACTATGCAGAAAGTTACGCAGAAAACGGAGTTAACAGAATAACCCGAAACATCCACAATGGTTATGGAGGTCACGGATATATAGGGGGAAGTAGTAGAGCTCTTAACAGACTCAAGAATAAAAGTGGTTTTGATAAGAAACAAGATTTCGGTATATGTAACAGAAATGGAAGATACaagaaatatatgtttagaaGAATCACAGACGTGTGCTTGGTTTTTGACAGTGACCCTAACTTAATAGATGGGTTAAGAAGAGAAACACGAACAGTAGGACATTTACATTCCGGTGGTGGAAGAAGAAATGAAACAAGATTAGATAGTGAGCTAAGAATGAATGACAGTCTACATTTGGACGCATAA